The following coding sequences are from one Peromyscus eremicus chromosome X, PerEre_H2_v1, whole genome shotgun sequence window:
- the LOC131899446 gene encoding ferritin heavy chain-like produces the protein MATPQPQMEAGYLAESNAAINSQIQLQLYAAYIYLSMAFFCNQDEVALVNFALYFLCQSQKWMQSTEKLFHFLIQRNGSLVLGRIADQERHDWCDGLMAMECAFHLEKTLNQSLLQLYHLANSKDDACFCSFLKRHFLQQQVEIIKEMGGYVTNLRHLGAPGNRLAEHIFDRLTLGESIKEN, from the coding sequence ATGGCTACTCCTCAGCCCCAGATGGAGGCCGGTTACCTGGCCGAGAGCAACGCTGCCATCAACTCTCAGATCCAGCTGCAGCTGTATGCCGCTTACATCTACCTTTCCATGGCCTTCTTCTGCAATCAAGATGAAGTGGCCCTGGTGAACTTCGCGCTCTACTTCCTTTGTCAGTCCCAGAAGTGGATGCAGAGCACCGAGAAGCTATTCCACTTCCTGATCCAGCGCAACGGCTCCCTCGTCCTTGGAAGAATTGCCGATCAAGAACGCCACGACTGGTGCGACGGCCTCATGGCGATGGAGTGTGCCTTCCACCTGGAGAAGACGCTCAACCAGAGCCTCCTGCAGCTGTACCATCTGGCTAACAGCAAAGATGATGCCTGCTTCTGCAGCTTCCTGAAGCGCCATTTTCTCCAACAGCAGGTCGAAATCATCAAGGAGATGGGTGGCTACGTGACCAACCTGCGCCATTTGGGGGCTCCAGGAAATCGCCTGGCTGAGCATATCTTCGACAGGCTCACCCTGGGAGAGAGCATCAAGGAGAACTGA